The following is a genomic window from Bacillus sp. BGMRC 2118.
TCCAACTCCGAATATGTAAACCCAAACAAGAACCTCTAGCTCAAGGATAAAAGAGCTGATTAGAGTAACGAGCCAAAATATTATCCCTGCCAGGAACATTGGATAGCCTTTTTGTGCATGTTTGGCTAGATCTAATTGAAGTTCCTCATAATTCATTTTGGTTATAGCCTTTTCCATTTACCTCACTCCTAGTATTCTACTTATCTATCCTAACGATAAGGGAATATCCTTTTGTTTACAAGAATATTTTCCCAGTATGGTTCTATTTACTGTAAAACGCATGATAGCTTAGACTTTTGTCTTTATCATTGGCTATGTTAATGATATAGATTGATTATGATAAACAAAATCTCGCTAGTCATAAGGTAGCGAGTTCGTTATGAAGGACAAAATTGGATAATGATAAAATTAGCTTTCGAATCATCAAAATACACAATGATTGGCACTAAAATTGCTCAGGACATAAAAGCTCTGAGCGTATATTATACATTGGCTTATTGAACGAACGTCACATTTTTCACTTATATATTCCCAAGATGGATAGAAAAATACATATAACTGCTGAAGTAAATAATATGACAGAAGTTACAAGACTTCTCCTAAATTTAATACCATATGCACAAAAAAAGATTGCCGCAGCTAATTTAGAGCAGCTTTGAACATAACCATTATTTGAAAAAAATGAACTGCTAAAAATAATTGAAATAAGCAAAGTTGTAGAAATTAGTATTTTAAACCACAAAGGCTCTTTCAGAAATTGTTTAATCATAAATTTTATCCTTTGCATAACGGTATGACTCCCTTCAATACACTTTCGCTTCTATTTAAGCATATGATGTATTCTTAAAAAGTAATACGTAGCTTTTTCAATGTTCGTAGTTAACAGAAATACTTGTTCATTAGATATACCTCTTTTGTAGTGGAGCCACCACGTTTCCTTTCCGGTCATTAGAAACTCTCCAAAAAATCGGCTTCATCCACTTTAGCAATTCCTTCAAATGACTTAATCAACCAAGAACTTTAACATAGCATTATCATTCAAAAAAAGACCGTAAGCTGTTACACTCACGATCTCTCTACTAATCTATTATTTTACTTCTTCAGGTACCCCTAAACCTAGACCTTCAGCAATACGAGTTCCGTACTCAGGGTCTGCCTTAAAGAAGTGACCAATTTGACGAAGTTTAATTTCATCACTTTCAACTGGCTTCATTGCTCCAACAATTGTGTTTACTAGGCGTGTGCGCTCTTCTTCACTCATTAATCGGTATAAGTCACCAGCTTGAGTGTAGTGATCGTTATGATCATACGCTACGCTATCAGCTACACCCGTTACAGCAAATGGTGCAATCTTATCTTCTGGAGACTCTTTTGGTCCACCTAGGCTGTTTGGCTCATAGTATACTGAGCTTCCACCATTGTTATCAAAGCGCATTTGACCATCACGTTGGTAGTTGTTTACTTCCACGCGCGCACGGTTGATTGGTAATGCCTGATGGTTTGCTCCAACACGGTAACGATGTGCATCATGGTAAGCAAATAAACGACCTTGAAGCATCTTATCAGGAGATACATCTACACCTGGTACTAGAGTCCCTGGAGAGAATGTAGCCTGTTCTACTTCTGCAAAGTAGTTTTCTGGATTACGGTCTAATACCATACGACCTACTTCAATTAGTGGGTAGTCCTTTTGAGACCAAGTTTTTGTTACATCAAATGGATCAAAGCGATATGTGTTCGCATCTTCTAACGGCATGATTTGAACATATAGCTTCCATGCTGGGAAGTCACCATTTTCAATTGCATTGAATAGATCTTCTGTGTGGTAATCTGGGTTTTCACCCGCGATTTTTTCTGCTACAGCTGGGTCTAGGTTCTTCACACCTTGCTCAGTTCTAAAGTGGTACTTAATCCATACCCCTTGACCTTCCGCATTTACCCATTTGAATGTATGACTACCATAACCATGCATATGGCGAAGTGTCGCAGGAATACCACGATCACCCATTAAGTATGTAACCTGGTGTAATGATTCTGGTGATAAAGACCAGAAATCCCATACAGCATTTGGATTCTTTAAGTGTGTTTGTGGATGGCGCTTTTGTGTATGAATGAAATCAGGAAACTTAATTGCATCGCGAATAAAGAAAATTGGTGTGTTGTTACCAACGATGTCATAGTTACCTTCTTCAGTATAAAATTTCACTGCAAATCCACGTGGGTCACGTACTGTATCAGCAGAACCATTTTCCCCAGCCACTGTAGAGAAACGAATGAATAGTGGAGTGCGCTTTCCAACTCCGTTAAATAATTTAGCTTTTGTATAGTTAGAAATATCATTTGTTACTTCGAAATATCCGTGAGCTCCAGCACCTTTAGCATGAACGACACGCTCAGGAACACGCTCTCTATTAAAATGTGCTAATTTCTCAAGTAGGTGAACATCTTGAATTAATGTAGGTCCACGATGACCGGCTGTAATAGAATTTTGGTTGTCCCCAACAGGAGCACCCCAACTAGTAGTAAGTTTTTGATTACTCATTAAAATCACCTCTTATTTTATTTGAACTTGTATCACTTCTATAATGATAACACTTCTCACTAAAAAATCAATACTATTTTATAATAATTATAAAAAAGATATGAGTAGAAATAACCGAATATTCCACCTCTTACTTCTACCACTCTTTAATACCCACATGTCCACATATTAAACTATTAATGATCTATTTAATTTATGACAAAAAAATAGAGCTAAGACAGCTCTATTACTCAGTGCTCCAAAAGTTAACCCTGAATTACTCTTCCTTTATTAAATTATCCATAGCTTTTTTTGAGCAAGGTCGAGTTTCGTGTTTCTACCTTCCCACTTTTACGAAATTGTACTATGTCTTGCCATCTTAGTATACTCATAATAAAGAAAGTTCTCCATTTTCATATAGAACATCATAAATGATAATCGTAACTTAATAATTCTATTCTACGTTAGTAGTGACATGCTATTTTACTTACTACTTCGTTTATATTTTTTTCTTTTATTACTGAAAATAGTAGAACACCCATTCCTTAGTATTTATCTGTTGTCGCCCCTATTGTTGCTGCCTTAATCATTGGAAGATTGTTATAGTTCTTCAATTCACTAGGTGTTCCTGTCACAACTACCCCAATAATGTGTAAATCTTCTTTCTTGACCTCACTCTTACCTTTTGCAATGCTATGGTATATCTCTTCTGCTGCCATTTTATAATCACTATCACCAGATTTTAGCCAATCTAATGTAGCCAAAAAATTTGATGCCGGATCTGCCTTGGGGTGTTTAGAGTGAGGAAATCCATATGCGTCTGATCCTATTGTTGTATGATCTGTTAGTGTTATCTCCTTATCTTTATTTTGATCTGAATGATCTTTAATTTTTTCTTCACTGAACGTATCAACCCAATACCATGCCACATTCTCTTTAAAAACCTGTTGTATTTCTTCTAATGTATATCCCTTATCAAGTGAAAATGCAAATTCAACTAATGTATTCTCATCCATTTCATTTAATAAAGGACGGTCATCAAATACGTTCTTGTAATATACATCTGGATGGTAAAATTCTAATTCCCTCTCACCTAAGTAGTACATAGGGATTCGTTCATCCCCAACAGAACCAGAACCACTAGCACCGTCTGTAGATAAGCGCTTTGATGTACCAAAGATTGTGAACACTCTTTCTTGCTTACCCCAGGGAACTGGAACACCAGCAATATCTTTAAAAAATGTTGAAGTCCCAATAGCAGATACAGGAGTATAGTTATAGCTTGTTCCCTGACTTTCTATATTGGCACCATGTATAGAATTCCAAGCATCATCTACTTGGCCTTTTTGTTCGATTTTTTTCTGCATTACAAAAGATCCTAGGGCATACAGACCAAATAATACAATTGATGTAACAATGAATGAGATGATGATATTTCTCATTGTAGATTTTCTTTTTGCCTTTTTAACAAGGTTCATAAAGTCTTTATCATTTGTATGAAAGTCCTTTTCATTTTCCATCGCTCATCCTCCGGTATTCTTTTATAAATAAGCTTCTAGCACGGTGAAGATTTGTTTTCACTGAGCCCTCGCTCATGTTGTACAGAGAAGCAATTTCGCTCATCTTTAGCCCTGTACTATACTTTAATATTAAAAATTCTCGATATTTTGGTTTTAACTTACTTAATAATTCATCTAGTTCTTGTTTAATCTCTAGTTGGATTGCTGCCACTTCTGGTGTAAATTCTTCGAATAGTTCATTGTAATTAAACTTGAGCAAGATATTTTTATGTCTTGCCTTTTTTCGAAAAAAGTCATAATACTGATTCGTTGCAACCCTGAACAACCAACCTTCAACATTTCGAATATCAACAGAATCTATATAGAGTAGGAACTTGTAGGCGGTGTCTTGAGCAATATCCTCTGCATCTTCCTTTGTTGCTCCCATTCTTACTAAGTAGGATTGTACAATCTTTAGTTGTTCGTATAATTTTTTCTCAATTGTAGAATCATTCATCTCATACCTCCCACCTATACGACGTCTCTCAATAAAAAAGGTTAACACTATCTTCATTTTTTTGGTGAGA
Proteins encoded in this region:
- a CDS encoding catalase, whose translation is MSNQKLTTSWGAPVGDNQNSITAGHRGPTLIQDVHLLEKLAHFNRERVPERVVHAKGAGAHGYFEVTNDISNYTKAKLFNGVGKRTPLFIRFSTVAGENGSADTVRDPRGFAVKFYTEEGNYDIVGNNTPIFFIRDAIKFPDFIHTQKRHPQTHLKNPNAVWDFWSLSPESLHQVTYLMGDRGIPATLRHMHGYGSHTFKWVNAEGQGVWIKYHFRTEQGVKNLDPAVAEKIAGENPDYHTEDLFNAIENGDFPAWKLYVQIMPLEDANTYRFDPFDVTKTWSQKDYPLIEVGRMVLDRNPENYFAEVEQATFSPGTLVPGVDVSPDKMLQGRLFAYHDAHRYRVGANHQALPINRARVEVNNYQRDGQMRFDNNGGSSVYYEPNSLGGPKESPEDKIAPFAVTGVADSVAYDHNDHYTQAGDLYRLMSEEERTRLVNTIVGAMKPVESDEIKLRQIGHFFKADPEYGTRIAEGLGLGVPEEVK
- a CDS encoding RNA polymerase sigma factor — encoded protein: MNDSTIEKKLYEQLKIVQSYLVRMGATKEDAEDIAQDTAYKFLLYIDSVDIRNVEGWLFRVATNQYYDFFRKKARHKNILLKFNYNELFEEFTPEVAAIQLEIKQELDELLSKLKPKYREFLILKYSTGLKMSEIASLYNMSEGSVKTNLHRARSLFIKEYRRMSDGK